The following are encoded in a window of Bradyrhizobium guangdongense genomic DNA:
- a CDS encoding MBOAT family O-acyltransferase produces the protein MLFSDPVFGAFFALYFGAHLATPPRYRLYLLIVGSTIFYGWWKIEYIWLPYLLSAIAWGGVLFIARAKAPEIRKRRLVGTLILLFAPLIAFKYTHFLVYDVLGASAHGSDDRFRFALPLGVSFVTFTLTAYVVDTYRGRFPPVRRFTEILGYVLFFPHLIAGPILRPNEFLPQLSKMTRALGARFTLGMALFVLGLCKKLIFADAIAPYVDAVYAQGPHGSYDYLLAIYGFSIQIYCDFSGYTDMAIGLAYLLRIRLPQNFRSPYSSGSIVEFWRRWHITLSFWLRDYLYIPLGGNRLGFARQIINLMITMLLGGLWHGANWTFVIWGGLHGCGLAANHLRNRYWPDFKLPRWLGIIATFNFVTLAWIYFRSPTLGVAKDILAGPFMGTSSDAWAFLSDHAYPIALIVVFLAAHPFDSHARIRLALKSAPISVVWALLLVLATLAIALSQGSSAKFIYFDF, from the coding sequence ATGCTTTTCTCCGATCCGGTCTTCGGCGCCTTCTTCGCCTTGTATTTCGGCGCTCATCTTGCGACGCCGCCACGCTATCGTCTCTACCTTTTGATCGTCGGGAGCACGATCTTCTACGGCTGGTGGAAGATCGAGTATATCTGGCTGCCTTACCTGCTCAGCGCAATCGCATGGGGCGGCGTGCTGTTCATTGCGCGAGCGAAGGCGCCGGAAATTCGAAAGCGGCGCCTCGTTGGTACTTTGATTCTGCTTTTCGCTCCGCTGATCGCATTTAAATACACGCACTTTCTCGTCTACGATGTGCTCGGGGCATCCGCGCATGGATCTGACGACAGGTTTCGCTTTGCGCTTCCTCTCGGGGTGTCGTTCGTCACGTTCACTCTCACGGCTTACGTGGTCGACACTTACCGAGGCCGCTTCCCTCCCGTCCGCAGATTCACGGAGATCCTCGGCTACGTATTGTTCTTTCCCCATTTGATCGCCGGGCCGATTCTTCGACCGAACGAGTTTCTGCCTCAACTCTCGAAGATGACGCGAGCGTTAGGTGCTCGCTTCACTCTGGGGATGGCCCTGTTCGTTCTGGGTCTCTGCAAAAAGCTGATCTTTGCTGACGCGATCGCTCCTTACGTCGACGCGGTCTACGCGCAGGGCCCCCACGGCAGCTATGACTATCTGCTTGCGATCTACGGCTTCTCGATTCAGATCTACTGCGATTTCAGCGGCTATACCGACATGGCGATCGGCCTCGCTTATCTCCTTCGCATTCGCCTGCCGCAGAACTTCAGATCGCCTTACAGTTCGGGCTCGATTGTCGAGTTTTGGCGCCGGTGGCACATCACCTTGTCGTTCTGGCTGCGCGACTATCTCTATATCCCGCTGGGCGGCAACCGGCTCGGATTTGCCCGCCAGATCATCAACCTCATGATCACCATGCTCTTGGGTGGCCTCTGGCACGGTGCCAACTGGACCTTTGTCATATGGGGAGGCCTGCACGGCTGCGGGCTTGCGGCAAACCATTTGCGCAATCGCTATTGGCCCGATTTCAAATTGCCTCGTTGGCTCGGCATCATCGCCACGTTCAACTTCGTGACGCTCGCTTGGATCTACTTTCGCTCACCCACCCTTGGAGTGGCCAAAGATATCCTTGCGGGACCCTTCATGGGAACCTCGTCAGACGCTTGGGCCTTCCTGTCGGACCATGCTTACCCCATCGCCCTGATCGTCGTGTTCCTTGCCGCCCATCCCTTTGATAGCCATGCGAGAATTCGGCTAGCCCTCAAGTCCGCACCGATATCCGTGGTGTGGGCTCTGCTGTTGGTGCTTGCCACGCTGGCCATCGCGCTCAGCCAGGGCAGCTCTGCCAAATTCATCTATTTCGACTTCTAA
- a CDS encoding DUF5989 family protein: MSFLAEFWAFLRVRKKFWLLPVLVMMALLGGLIVLSQTSAVAPFIYALF; encoded by the coding sequence TTGTCGTTTCTCGCTGAGTTTTGGGCATTCTTGCGCGTGCGCAAGAAGTTTTGGCTACTCCCCGTTCTGGTGATGATGGCGCTGCTGGGCGGGTTGATCGTGCTCAGTCAGACGAGCGCCGTCGCGCCGTTCATTTATGCCTTGTTTTAG
- a CDS encoding SxtJ family membrane protein, which produces MTNGNHHEFGARSLSVGTPSNRSFGLVFTVVFAAWAGHLAYQGKMTWMVVALLAVVFGVAGVRNAAWLSPLNRLWMKFGHLLSLIVAPIALGILFFLVIAPIGFLARAFGKDFLHVKKDPGKSSYWIARQPPGPDAASMHHQF; this is translated from the coding sequence ATGACGAACGGCAATCACCACGAATTCGGCGCGCGCAGTCTTTCGGTCGGAACTCCATCAAACCGATCCTTCGGGCTTGTGTTCACCGTCGTCTTTGCCGCCTGGGCCGGGCATCTGGCCTATCAAGGCAAGATGACCTGGATGGTCGTTGCTCTGCTTGCGGTGGTGTTTGGTGTCGCCGGCGTGCGGAATGCCGCCTGGCTCAGCCCGCTCAACAGGCTGTGGATGAAGTTCGGCCATCTGCTGTCGCTGATCGTCGCGCCTATCGCGCTCGGTATCCTGTTCTTTCTCGTCATCGCACCGATCGGTTTTCTGGCTCGCGCGTTCGGCAAGGACTTCCTTCACGTCAAGAAGGACCCAGGCAAGTCCTCCTACTGGATAGCGCGCCAACCTCCTGGGCCGGACGCCGCGAGCATGCATCATCAGTTCTAG
- a CDS encoding SGNH/GDSL hydrolase family protein: MRKQFVFSAIAFGLSLLVSVVAAEGILRLKNSSMKNYDIEMWRYARELKTPSPQPELGHDHIKNGSAILQSVEIRTNDWKLRGGPVLPRNEVQRRILFLGGSITLGWGVPENETVTSRIQTALREKGESVDVLNGGVGNYNAERYVQRFFSELEGLKPTDIVVHYFLRDAEQLDPSAGNWFLRNSELAVTIWIAANRVLHRSGETSLIEHYQKVYRDDQPGFIEMQRQLRELADYAKKNNIHLYFAMMPDVHNLKNYPFGFIHDKMRAIAQADGYKYVDLLPALSNLSPEQIWAMPGDPHPNALGHKLMADAILPVLDP, encoded by the coding sequence ATGCGCAAGCAATTCGTCTTCTCGGCAATCGCATTCGGCCTTTCGTTGCTGGTTTCCGTAGTCGCAGCCGAAGGCATCCTGCGCCTCAAGAACAGCTCTATGAAGAACTACGATATCGAAATGTGGCGCTACGCCCGAGAGCTGAAGACTCCTAGCCCCCAGCCTGAGCTGGGACATGACCACATCAAGAACGGTTCCGCGATACTCCAATCCGTGGAAATCCGGACGAACGACTGGAAGTTGCGCGGCGGGCCCGTATTGCCGCGCAATGAGGTCCAGCGCCGTATCCTTTTCCTGGGCGGCTCCATCACCCTCGGCTGGGGCGTACCGGAGAACGAGACGGTCACTTCTCGCATCCAGACTGCCCTGCGTGAGAAGGGCGAGAGCGTTGACGTCCTCAATGGCGGTGTCGGCAATTACAATGCTGAACGATACGTTCAGCGGTTCTTCTCGGAGCTCGAAGGACTGAAGCCGACGGATATCGTCGTACACTACTTTCTTCGCGATGCCGAGCAGCTCGACCCCAGTGCGGGAAACTGGTTCTTGAGGAACAGCGAGCTTGCCGTGACGATCTGGATCGCAGCAAATCGCGTCTTGCACAGGTCCGGCGAAACGTCGCTGATCGAGCACTATCAGAAAGTCTATCGCGACGATCAGCCGGGCTTCATCGAAATGCAGCGTCAGCTTCGCGAGCTCGCCGACTATGCAAAGAAGAACAACATCCACCTTTATTTCGCAATGATGCCCGACGTTCATAATCTCAAGAACTATCCGTTCGGCTTCATCCACGATAAAATGCGCGCCATCGCGCAGGCCGATGGCTACAAGTACGTCGATCTTCTTCCGGCGCTGAGCAATCTGTCGCCCGAACAGATTTGGGCGATGCCCGGCGATCCGCATCCCAATGCATTGGGTCACAAATTGATGGCCGACGCCATTCTTCCCGTTCTCGATCCATAA
- a CDS encoding carbamoyltransferase family protein, whose product MRILGISAYYHDSAAALIEDGHIVAAAQEERFTRRKHDPSFPSNAINYCLRHAGCSLGELDAISFYDKPFLKFERLLETYLSFAPKGFSSFRKAMPLWLREKLFQKDLLLREFGKIAEVDIDPKKLLFSEHHFAHAASAFFPSPFVDAAVLTMDGVGEWTTSSLAIGSGNDLAIQKELHFPHSLGLLYSAFTYYLGFKVNSGEYKVMGLAPYGVPKYAQQILDRIVDVKPDGSFWLDQQYFDYCTGLTMTNERFADQFGHPARTAEQLLTQFHMDMAASIQSVTEDIVLKIARSIRTETGAKNLCLAGGVALNCVANGKLLKEGIFEDIWIQPAAGDAGGAVGTALAAYHLSMRQPRRMLPNGQDGMKGAYLGPEFSQAEIEQQLQGAQARFTSLTNDEIIDATAQALAEGKAVGWMQGRMEFGPRALGARSILGDPRSPTMQKLLNLKVKYRESFRPFAPSVLREDVANWFELDCDSPYMLLVADVVGSRRRQMTPDEASLFGIDKLNVPRSDIPAVTHVDYSARIQTVHRETNAPYHALISRFKALTGCPLLVNTSFNVRGEPIVCTPTDAFRCFMGSEIEVLVVGNAYLKKEDQDPALKLNYEHAFDLD is encoded by the coding sequence ATGCGGATTCTGGGCATATCTGCTTACTATCACGACAGCGCCGCGGCACTGATCGAAGACGGCCATATTGTCGCAGCGGCCCAGGAGGAGCGCTTCACACGACGAAAGCACGACCCTTCTTTTCCTTCGAACGCGATCAACTACTGCCTGCGACACGCCGGCTGCTCGCTGGGTGAGCTCGACGCAATCTCCTTCTACGACAAGCCGTTCTTGAAATTCGAGCGACTGCTCGAGACCTACCTGTCGTTTGCACCGAAAGGCTTTTCGTCTTTTCGAAAAGCCATGCCGTTGTGGCTCCGTGAGAAGCTTTTTCAGAAGGACCTTCTTCTTCGCGAGTTTGGAAAAATCGCCGAGGTCGATATCGACCCGAAAAAGCTGCTCTTTTCCGAGCATCATTTTGCTCACGCCGCGTCCGCCTTCTTTCCCTCTCCCTTCGTCGACGCCGCAGTCCTCACGATGGACGGCGTCGGCGAGTGGACGACGTCCTCGCTGGCGATCGGAAGCGGGAACGATCTCGCTATCCAGAAGGAGCTGCACTTTCCGCATTCGCTCGGCCTGCTTTATTCGGCCTTTACTTATTATCTCGGCTTCAAGGTCAACTCCGGCGAGTACAAGGTCATGGGCCTTGCACCCTACGGCGTTCCAAAATACGCGCAACAGATCCTCGATCGCATTGTCGACGTTAAGCCGGATGGCAGCTTCTGGCTCGATCAGCAGTACTTCGACTACTGCACCGGGCTCACGATGACCAACGAGCGCTTTGCCGATCAGTTCGGTCACCCGGCAAGAACGGCCGAACAGCTGCTGACCCAGTTTCACATGGACATGGCCGCCTCGATCCAATCAGTCACCGAAGACATCGTGCTCAAGATCGCACGGTCCATTCGGACGGAGACCGGCGCCAAGAATCTCTGTCTCGCTGGAGGCGTTGCGCTCAATTGCGTCGCCAACGGCAAGCTCCTCAAGGAAGGAATTTTTGAAGACATCTGGATCCAGCCCGCGGCTGGGGATGCCGGAGGTGCGGTCGGAACCGCTCTGGCCGCATATCATCTGAGCATGCGGCAGCCGCGTCGCATGCTGCCCAACGGTCAGGACGGTATGAAGGGCGCTTATCTTGGGCCCGAGTTCAGCCAAGCCGAAATCGAGCAACAATTGCAGGGTGCCCAAGCCCGCTTCACTTCCCTCACCAACGACGAGATCATCGACGCCACGGCTCAGGCCCTGGCCGAAGGCAAAGCGGTGGGGTGGATGCAGGGCCGCATGGAGTTTGGGCCCCGTGCCCTTGGCGCGAGATCGATACTTGGCGACCCGCGATCTCCCACCATGCAGAAACTGCTCAATCTCAAGGTGAAATATCGCGAGAGCTTCCGCCCTTTTGCTCCCTCGGTGCTCAGGGAAGACGTGGCCAATTGGTTCGAGCTCGATTGCGACTCGCCGTATATGCTTCTGGTCGCCGACGTCGTCGGTTCGCGCCGACGGCAAATGACACCGGACGAAGCTTCATTGTTCGGCATCGACAAGCTCAATGTTCCCAGATCGGACATTCCGGCCGTGACGCACGTCGATTACTCCGCACGTATCCAGACCGTCCACCGTGAAACGAACGCGCCGTACCACGCGCTGATCTCCCGGTTCAAAGCTCTTACAGGTTGCCCGCTGCTGGTGAATACGAGCTTCAACGTTCGAGGTGAACCGATCGTCTGCACTCCCACCGATGCGTTTAGATGCTTCATGGGCTCAGAAATTGAAGTGCTGGTGGTCGGCAACGCTTATTTGAAGAAGGAAGATCAGGATCCCGCCCTCAAATTGAACTACGAGCATGCATTTGACCTCGACTGA
- a CDS encoding SGNH/GDSL hydrolase family protein, translating to MTSTEASKGGEIKNPGAVKRALSSGVRLLGAWLVVFAFLGLSVEGVARLLFPYVPPSVWDYRSSRPPAYKNSPFFSQDFIQESRAHQNWINPKGTRIIYPGDYSGRWFNVSEGIRRTVGSPSTAERRILLIGSSTIYNAEVPDDFTIASRLQAILKSHGIAKIQVLNFGASGVNVAQQLERLKTLTIAPQDIVLFYDGTGDAMQGVFYANFDGWIVGENRKHLDNFIARNRPAIERLARYSRFFNWLYAKSTNYLPEHLKHPDQIKSLAVESEEKLLHGILETNAYVRSKGAAFVHVLQPDLFTRPLRDFELPLVQNHFLTMEGTEPALRAAHDEFKSLTGSLTSAGVVAFDATNLLNDVTEPVYLDFAHTNELANQRIAEFLFEALSRSGTLAKN from the coding sequence TTGACCTCGACTGAAGCAAGCAAGGGCGGCGAGATCAAGAACCCCGGCGCCGTGAAACGCGCTCTGTCTTCCGGCGTGCGGCTGCTTGGGGCATGGCTCGTCGTCTTTGCGTTCTTGGGATTAAGTGTCGAAGGCGTGGCGCGGCTCTTGTTTCCGTACGTTCCACCAAGCGTGTGGGACTACCGAAGCTCGCGTCCTCCCGCATACAAGAATTCCCCATTTTTCTCGCAGGATTTCATCCAGGAATCACGCGCACATCAGAATTGGATCAACCCGAAAGGAACCAGGATCATATATCCCGGGGACTACAGCGGCCGTTGGTTCAACGTCAGCGAGGGCATCCGCCGAACTGTCGGCTCTCCCAGCACAGCCGAACGCCGAATTCTCCTGATCGGGAGTTCGACCATTTACAACGCCGAAGTGCCCGACGACTTCACAATAGCAAGCCGGCTCCAGGCTATTCTCAAGTCCCACGGAATCGCGAAGATTCAAGTCCTCAATTTTGGTGCATCCGGCGTCAACGTCGCCCAACAGCTGGAGCGCCTAAAGACCTTGACGATCGCCCCTCAAGACATCGTGCTGTTCTACGATGGTACGGGCGATGCGATGCAGGGCGTCTTCTATGCGAATTTCGACGGGTGGATCGTCGGCGAGAACCGTAAACACCTCGACAACTTCATCGCTCGCAACAGACCTGCAATCGAACGGCTCGCGAGGTACAGTCGTTTCTTCAATTGGCTGTATGCGAAATCGACGAACTATCTTCCAGAGCACCTGAAGCACCCGGATCAGATCAAATCACTGGCCGTCGAATCGGAGGAGAAGCTGCTTCACGGCATTCTCGAAACCAACGCTTATGTCCGTTCGAAGGGCGCAGCCTTCGTCCACGTCCTGCAGCCCGACCTGTTTACGCGACCGCTCCGCGACTTTGAGCTTCCCTTGGTTCAGAACCACTTTCTCACAATGGAAGGTACTGAGCCAGCTCTACGCGCCGCTCACGACGAATTCAAATCGTTGACCGGATCCCTGACGTCCGCCGGTGTCGTCGCGTTTGACGCAACGAACCTTCTCAACGACGTCACCGAACCAGTCTACCTTGATTTTGCGCACACGAACGAGTTGGCAAATCAGCGGATCGCTGAATTCCTGTTCGAAGCACTATCCCGGTCCGGCACGCTGGCCAAGAACTGA
- a CDS encoding glycosyltransferase: MKRYHVGIFLELPLDVGGGFQQSLTDIIWMRDWAKTAGLEVTVFTTLPDNVAILADLGISSEYLKLGWLDRLFLFLRYLGPFDLLQFALRACAPFEKKLSRAGVDIVYFTTTSNWNLVLYKLPFIITIFDGCFRDSPEFDEVREFAQFERRDIVWRSAATKAAVVITNADELIDMLCRRYAMERDHAVCIPFSPSVYVSRPGTSEEAADAAILSKHDLEPGYLFYPAQFWSHKNHATILLAMRLLRDQGERHTLVLCGSDPGARTAFEALVAQYELGDSVRMLGFVPSAELGALYRGAKALVMATYFGPTNLPPLEAWAVGTPVIYPEAFKAQAGDAAVLFDYDDPASLAEAITKVGSAEERTRLAAAGKQRLAHFAERIDEGHRQLARHLMRLRYRRYPQIY, encoded by the coding sequence GTGAAACGCTATCACGTCGGCATTTTCCTCGAACTTCCCCTCGACGTCGGCGGCGGTTTCCAGCAGTCGCTCACCGACATCATCTGGATGCGCGACTGGGCCAAGACCGCGGGTCTCGAGGTTACCGTATTCACGACACTGCCGGACAACGTCGCGATCCTCGCCGATCTCGGCATCAGCAGCGAATATCTGAAGCTCGGCTGGCTCGACCGTCTGTTCCTGTTCCTCAGGTACCTGGGACCGTTCGACCTGCTGCAATTCGCCCTGCGCGCGTGTGCGCCATTCGAGAAGAAGCTGAGCCGCGCCGGCGTCGACATCGTCTACTTCACCACCACGTCGAACTGGAACCTGGTGCTCTACAAGCTGCCGTTCATCATTACGATTTTCGACGGCTGCTTCCGCGACAGTCCTGAGTTCGACGAGGTTCGCGAGTTCGCCCAGTTCGAGCGCCGCGACATCGTGTGGCGCAGTGCCGCCACCAAGGCCGCCGTGGTCATCACCAACGCCGATGAGCTGATCGACATGCTGTGCCGGCGCTACGCCATGGAGCGCGATCACGCCGTCTGCATTCCGTTCTCGCCGTCCGTCTACGTGTCGCGACCGGGCACGAGTGAAGAGGCCGCGGATGCCGCGATCCTCAGCAAGCACGACCTCGAGCCCGGCTATCTGTTCTATCCGGCGCAATTCTGGTCGCACAAGAACCACGCGACCATCCTGCTTGCGATGCGCCTGCTCAGGGACCAGGGAGAGCGGCACACGCTGGTGCTGTGCGGCTCGGACCCCGGCGCGCGCACTGCGTTCGAGGCGCTGGTCGCACAATATGAGCTGGGCGATTCCGTGCGTATGCTCGGATTCGTTCCCTCGGCGGAACTCGGCGCGCTCTATCGCGGCGCCAAGGCGCTTGTCATGGCCACCTATTTCGGCCCGACCAATCTGCCGCCGCTGGAGGCCTGGGCGGTCGGCACGCCGGTGATCTATCCCGAAGCCTTCAAGGCGCAGGCCGGCGACGCCGCCGTTCTGTTCGACTACGATGATCCCGCATCGCTCGCAGAGGCCATCACCAAGGTTGGCTCGGCCGAGGAGCGCACCCGCCTCGCCGCGGCCGGCAAGCAACGGCTCGCCCATTTCGCCGAGCGGATCGACGAGGGGCATCGCCAGCTCGCCCGGCACCTGATGCGGCTGCGATACCGCCGCTACCCCCAAATCTACTGA
- a CDS encoding M10 family metallopeptidase C-terminal domain-containing protein, with protein sequence MATAVNVSATNNADIDGLLAGVKWSGTISYSFPTSSATYAYPYSGGDSEPTTSGFSSAPTQMQSAINYAIALIKSYTNASISYNGTGSSDIMIAQSPAANPTSYAYYPGNYAAGGDVWFGTQYDYTQAQLGNYYFTTALHELGHAFGLKHSQETGGVANVAVPTAHDDSEYTVMSYRSYVGGPLTGYTNEQYGYPETYMANDILALQTLYGANFTTQSSNTVYTWSPTTGQEFINGVGQLADGGGVGGSANRIYETVWDGGGVDTYDLSNYTTNLTINLNAGASSVFSTTQLAYLGNGHYASGNVYNAYLYNGDTRSLIDNATGGSGNDTIIGNAIANVLKGGGGNDTITGGGGNDTIDGGAGTDTAVYSGNQANYSISYNSTTHAFTIIDQRSGSPDGTDTVTNVEYFQFADGTVASDAFLAPAVVIEHAGSTSLGQINSHYFLDPAAGGIGPEVMLNGAPLAAGQFSGWSPVGAEKLSSGYGLAMESSSGQFIIWTLDDSGNYVTNAAPISGTSAALENYETSFHQDLNGDGTIGIPASALPSTTIEAHGATSLVQVGSNYFLNPTAGGSGPEVMLNGAPLASGQFSGWSPVGAEKLSSGYELAMESSSGQFIIWTLDNSGNYVTNAAPVAGTSTTLENYEPSFQQDLNGDGVIGVPSGTSVTTIEAFGATSLVQIGSNYFLNPTAGGSGPEVMLQGAPLAAGQFTGWSPMAAEKTSNGFIFAMHSSGSDQFIIWTLDNNANYVTNTAPMSGSSTALKSYEASFQQDLNGDGVISPASAAPAAPADNVAHDTSTHDTADLIHAILSQHPGFLLS encoded by the coding sequence TTGGCGACCGCAGTCAACGTTAGTGCGACCAACAACGCAGACATCGACGGACTGTTGGCGGGCGTCAAATGGTCCGGCACGATCAGCTATAGCTTCCCCACTTCGTCCGCCACTTATGCCTATCCTTATTCCGGCGGCGACAGTGAACCGACCACGTCGGGCTTTTCGTCTGCGCCGACCCAGATGCAGTCCGCGATCAACTACGCCATTGCGTTGATCAAGAGCTACACCAACGCCAGCATCAGCTATAACGGCACTGGCTCCTCCGACATCATGATCGCGCAGTCGCCGGCTGCCAATCCGACCTCCTACGCCTATTACCCCGGCAACTATGCGGCCGGCGGCGACGTCTGGTTTGGCACGCAATACGACTACACGCAGGCGCAGCTCGGAAACTACTATTTCACGACCGCGCTGCATGAGCTCGGTCATGCCTTCGGCCTCAAGCACAGCCAGGAAACCGGCGGCGTCGCCAATGTCGCGGTGCCGACCGCCCATGACGACAGCGAATACACCGTCATGAGCTACCGCAGCTATGTCGGCGGTCCGCTCACCGGCTACACCAACGAGCAATACGGATATCCAGAGACCTATATGGCCAACGATATCCTCGCGCTCCAGACGCTGTACGGCGCGAACTTCACGACCCAGAGCAGCAATACGGTCTACACCTGGAGCCCGACCACGGGGCAGGAGTTCATCAACGGCGTCGGGCAACTGGCGGATGGCGGTGGCGTCGGCGGTTCCGCCAACCGCATTTACGAGACCGTCTGGGATGGCGGCGGTGTCGATACCTACGACCTGTCGAACTACACCACCAACCTGACCATCAATCTCAATGCCGGCGCCTCGTCGGTGTTCTCCACGACGCAGCTGGCCTATCTCGGCAACGGCCACTACGCGTCCGGGAACGTCTACAATGCCTATCTCTACAATGGCGACACGCGCTCGCTGATCGACAATGCGACCGGTGGTTCGGGCAACGACACCATCATCGGCAACGCCATTGCCAACGTTCTGAAGGGCGGCGGCGGCAACGACACGATCACCGGCGGCGGCGGCAACGATACCATCGATGGCGGTGCCGGCACCGATACGGCGGTGTATTCGGGCAACCAGGCCAACTACAGCATCTCGTACAATTCAACGACGCATGCGTTCACGATCATCGACCAGCGCTCGGGGTCTCCAGACGGCACCGATACCGTCACGAATGTCGAGTATTTCCAGTTTGCCGACGGGACCGTTGCGAGCGATGCGTTTCTCGCGCCAGCCGTCGTGATCGAGCACGCGGGCTCTACGAGTCTTGGGCAAATCAACAGTCACTACTTTCTTGATCCGGCCGCGGGCGGAATAGGGCCCGAGGTGATGCTCAACGGCGCACCGCTCGCCGCGGGGCAGTTTTCCGGCTGGTCCCCGGTGGGAGCCGAGAAGCTTTCGAGCGGTTACGGGCTCGCCATGGAGTCGAGCTCCGGCCAGTTCATCATCTGGACGCTGGACGACAGCGGCAACTACGTGACGAATGCAGCGCCAATCTCCGGCACGAGCGCTGCGCTCGAGAATTACGAGACGAGCTTCCATCAGGATCTGAACGGTGACGGGACTATCGGAATCCCGGCAAGTGCCCTGCCAAGCACGACGATCGAAGCGCACGGCGCGACGAGTCTGGTGCAGGTGGGAAGCAATTACTTCCTCAATCCGACCGCGGGCGGCTCGGGGCCGGAGGTGATGCTGAACGGCGCACCGTTGGCCTCGGGCCAGTTTTCCGGCTGGTCCCCGGTAGGAGCCGAGAAGCTCTCAAGCGGCTACGAACTCGCCATGGAGTCGAGCTCCGGCCAGTTCATCATCTGGACGCTGGATAACAGCGGCAATTACGTGACGAATGCAGCGCCAGTCGCCGGCACCAGCACGACGCTCGAGAATTACGAGCCGAGCTTCCAGCAGGATCTGAATGGCGACGGAGTGATCGGAGTTCCGTCCGGCACGAGCGTCACGACCATCGAAGCCTTTGGCGCGACGAGTCTAGTGCAAATTGGAAGCAATTACTTCCTCAATCCGACCGCGGGCGGCTCGGGGCCCGAGGTGATGCTTCAAGGCGCGCCGCTTGCCGCGGGACAGTTTACGGGTTGGTCCCCGATGGCTGCGGAAAAGACCTCAAACGGGTTTATCTTTGCGATGCATTCGAGCGGATCCGATCAGTTCATTATCTGGACGCTGGACAACAACGCAAACTATGTGACCAACACCGCGCCGATGTCGGGCTCGAGCACCGCGTTGAAGAGCTATGAAGCGAGCTTCCAGCAGGATCTGAACGGCGACGGGGTGATCTCGCCGGCGTCCGCTGCTCCCGCGGCCCCTGCGGACAATGTGGCGCACGACACTTCTACCCACGACACCGCAGATCTCATACATGCGATTCTCAGCCAGCACCCGGGCTTTTTGCTGTCGTGA
- a CDS encoding class I SAM-dependent DNA methyltransferase, translating into MSVFADYAPWYDLLYRDKDYAGEVDFVEARLRDHGIAAGKLLDLGCGTGVHAIEFARRGWDVAGVDLSADMIASANARAAQAGLEIPFRQGDACEAGAETGFDAVVSLFHVASYQNDRDRLEALFRTAHAALKPGGVFFFDYWYGGAVLAQGVETRVKVIEQPPLRLTRIAQSEHDEQKATVRVNYTLFCEDTERSTIRRVDETHRMRYWFPFEVEASLRTSGFEPAGSYAWLSGAAPNTKDWAAYSIARKAAQP; encoded by the coding sequence GTGAGCGTGTTTGCCGACTACGCGCCGTGGTACGACCTCCTATACCGGGACAAGGATTACGCCGGGGAGGTCGATTTTGTCGAAGCCCGGCTGCGCGACCACGGTATCGCCGCGGGCAAGCTGCTGGATCTCGGCTGCGGCACGGGCGTGCATGCGATCGAGTTCGCGCGTCGCGGCTGGGACGTCGCCGGCGTCGATCTCAGCGCCGACATGATCGCCAGCGCGAACGCACGCGCGGCGCAGGCCGGGCTCGAGATCCCCTTCCGGCAGGGAGACGCCTGCGAGGCCGGCGCAGAAACCGGCTTTGACGCAGTCGTGTCACTGTTTCACGTCGCCAGCTATCAGAACGATCGCGACCGGCTCGAGGCGCTGTTCCGGACCGCCCACGCAGCGTTGAAGCCCGGCGGCGTATTCTTCTTCGATTATTGGTATGGCGGCGCCGTGCTGGCTCAAGGCGTCGAGACGCGCGTGAAGGTCATCGAGCAGCCCCCGCTGCGCCTGACGCGGATCGCGCAATCGGAGCACGACGAGCAGAAGGCAACGGTACGCGTGAACTACACCCTGTTCTGCGAAGACACCGAGCGCTCGACGATCCGGCGCGTCGATGAGACCCACCGCATGCGCTACTGGTTTCCGTTCGAGGTCGAGGCCTCGCTCAGGACCAGCGGGTTCGAGCCGGCAGGCAGTTATGCCTGGTTGTCTGGAGCCGCGCCCAACACGAAGGACTGGGCCGCCTATTCGATCGCGAGAAAGGCCGCGCAGCCGTGA